From Daphnia pulicaria isolate SC F1-1A chromosome 11, SC_F0-13Bv2, whole genome shotgun sequence, the proteins below share one genomic window:
- the LOC124315877 gene encoding aminopeptidase N-like: MCKSMPLLVLVALATYVFAMEGHQDQEAAEQYYHIHGVYPTWSLAVPAADVGKLVSFLPNQPYPVAATNGAAASASSSSRGSKKDKSHEKSSNDNIRLPRDVLPIRYDVRLFPVLEKGNFSILGHVAIDIQCKMETDRIVLHSADIVVDPKSVKVFEQGKPGKTLMVARDGIHYDTDMEFLVIRLIDKDKLAKGANYTLSMNYVGNLTDGLRGLYRSTYKEDGVEKYMAVSQMQATDARRAFPCFDEPNMKATFTVTLGRHRDMISLSNMPLVNTTSMEGMEGFYWDHFAPSVPMSTYLIAFVVADFTKFEADVGNATWKFNIYARPSARNQAQYASEIGPKIQAFFEDYFQIPYALPKQDMIAIPDFAAGAMENWGLITYRETRLLYDEKKSSVSDREKVVEVVAHELAHQWFGNLVTMDWWTDLWLNEGFASYAEYLGTDHAEPGLKWPQQFVTRDLQSAMRLDALESSHPINVVVHHPDEVTEISSKVTYEKGATVIRMLAAFLGEKTFRQGLINYLKSRQYGNAVQDDLWDALTKQAKVDKVPLPTGVKQIMDTWTLKMGFPVVTVTREYENSSVSLSQERFLMQRSNASSQDKTVYLWWVPLTYTTDFQTVGSTWLADGQTGKKHELSIPADKNQWVIFNVDQMGYYRINYDSKNWQMIGQQLMSNHSAISVINRAQIMDDSLNLAEAGLLDYETALNLTRYLEHETEYVPWNAALSSMGYISSMMSRTSGYGLLKKHFRTIITPLYNLVGFDQKVGEDLLMTMLRTKAVSWACSMGNKDCISRAVKSYAQWMADPENIDVISPDLKGTVTCIAIREGDEVEWEFALNRYMASNVASERDFLLSSMSCSEQPWILAKMLEMSLDPNSGIRKQDAARVISQVASHSLGRYLSFNFIREKWTKLREMVPTKFFPAIITAVSTSFNTELELKELIQFREEKSDVFSGAERATRQSIEQANNNLNWMRQNYQKVVDWLQRVY; this comes from the exons GAACAATACTACCACATCCATGGTGTCTACCCAACCTGGTCCTTGGCTGTTCCAGCTGCTGACGTGGGTAAATTGGTCTCCTTTCTGCCCAATCAACCTTATCCGGTGGCCGCTACCAATGGAGCCGCTGCTTccgcttcgtcttcttctcgtGGCAGCAAGAAAGACAAGTCTCACGAAAAATCCAGCAATGATAACATTCGTTTGCCGCGGGACGTCCTGCCTATTCGTTATGATGTCCGACTCTTCCCCGTCTTGGAGAAAGGCAACTTTTCCATTTTGGGTCACGTGGCTATCGACATCCAATGCAAAATGGAAACGGACCGCATTGTCCTCCACAGCGCTGACATTGTCGTCGATCCCAAATCCGTCAAG gTATTTGAACAGGGAAAGCCTGGAAAAACCCTAATGGTTGCTAGGGACGGCATCCACTATGATACGGATATGGAGTTTCTCGTCATTCGTCTTATAGATAAGGACAAGCTGGCCAAAGGAGCCAACTACACATTGTCGATGAATTACGTTGGTAACCTGACGGATGGGCTGCGGGGCTTGTACCGCTCTACTTATAAGGAGGATGGAGTTGAAAA GTACATGGCCGTGTCTCAGATGCAGGCGACGGATGCCCGACGAGCATTCCCGTGCTTCGACGAACCCAACATGAAGGCAACTTTCACCGTCACTTTGGGCCGTCATCGGGACATGATTTCACTATCCAACATGCCGTTGGTTAACACAACATCAAT GGAAGGCATGGAAGGATTTTATTGGGACCATTTCGCCCCTTCAGTTCCCATGTCAACTTACCTCATCGCCTTCGTTGTGGCCGATTTCACGAAATTTGAGGCCGACGTCGGCAACGCAACGTGGAAGTTCAACATTTACGCACGCCCTTCGGCTCGCAACCAAGCCCA ATACGCGAGCGAGATTGGGCCGAAAATACAAGCCTTCTTTGAAGACTATTTCCAGATTCCATATGCTTTGCCCAAACAGGATATGATTGCCATTCCCGACTTTGCTGCAg GTGCCATGGAGAATTGGGGATTGATTACCTACAG AGAAACTAGGTTGTTGTACGATGAAAAGAAATCGTCGGTTAGCGACAGAGAAAAAGTGGTCGAGGTTGTCGCTCACGAATTGGCCCATCAGTGGTTCGGAAATCTCGTCACAATGGACTG gtGGACGGACTTGTGGTTGAACGAAGGTTTCGCAAGCTACGCAG AGTATCTCGGTACCGATCACGCCGAACCAGGGTTGAAATGGCCGCAGCAGTTCGTGACTAGAGATCTGCAGAGCGCGATGAGATTGGACGCCCTTGAATCAAGTCACCCGATCAACGTTGTCGTTCACCATCCGGATGAAGTCACTGAGATTTCCAGCAAGGTTACTTACGAAAAAGGTGCCACCGTTATCCGGATGTTGGCCGCATTTCTTGGCGAAAAAACCTTCAGACAGGGACTTATAAACTATTTGAAATCACG CCAATACGGTAACGCCGTTCAAGACGATCTCTGGGACGCGCTAACTAAACAAGCCAAAGTCGACAAGGTCCCACTGCCCACTGGTGTGAAACAAATTATGGACACTTGGACTTTAAAGATGG GTTTCCCGGTCGTCACGGTGACTCGAGAATACGAAAATAGTTCCGTTTCCCTCAGCCAG GAACGCTTCTTGATGCAACGCTCCAACGCCAGCAGCCAGGACAAAACGGTTTACCTTTGGTGGGTCCCGCTGACCTACACGACAGACTTCCAGACGGTAGGATCCACCTGGTTGGCTGACGGACAGACTGGCAAAAAACACGAACTGAGCATTCCTGCCGATAAAAATCAATGGGTCATTTTCAACGTTGACCAGATGG GTTATTATCGCATCAACTACGATTCGAAAAATTGGCAGATGATTGGCCAGCAGCTGATGagtaaccactcggccatttCCGTCATCAACCGAGCTCAAATTATGGACGATTCACTGAATTTGGCCGAAGCCGGCCTGCTGGATTACGAAACTGCGCTGAACCTGACGCGTTACCTGGAACACGAAACCGAATACGTTCCGTGGAATGCCGCCCTTTCCAGTATGGGTTACATTTCCTCAATGATGTCTCGCACTTCTGGCTACGGGTTGCTGAAGAAACATTTCCGCACAATCATCACGCCGCTGTACAACCTGGTAGGGTTCGACCAAAAGGTCGGCGAGGATCTTTTAATGACCATGTTGCGTACCAAAGCCGTTTCGTGGGCTTGTTCCATGGGCAACAAGGACTGCATCAGTCGCGCTGTCAAATCCTACGCTCAATGGATGGCCGATCCTGAGAATATTGA tGTTATTTCACCTGACCTGAAAGGCACTGTGACGTGCATAGCCATCCGGGAAGGCGACGAAGTTGAATGGGAATTTGCTTTGAACCGCTACATGGCCAGCAACGTGGCCAGCGAACGAGACTTTCTCCTTTCTTCCATGTCGTGTTCAGAACAGCCCTGGATTTTAGCCAA GATGTTGGAGATGAGTCTCGACCCGAACTCAGGAATCCGAAAACAAGACGCTGCTCGCGTCATCAGCCAAGTTGCTTCCCATTCACTTGGTCGCTACTTGTCTTTCAACTTTATTCGTGAAAAGTGGACGAAATTGCGCGAAAT GGTTCCGACCAAGTTCTTTCCTGCCATCATCACAGCAGTGTCGACGTCGTTCAACACTGAACTTGAATTGAAAGAA TTGATTCAGTTCCGGGAGGAAAAGAGTGACGTATTTAGCGGTGCGGAACGAGCTACTCGGCAATCGATCGAACAAGCCAATAACAATCTCAACTGGATGAGACAAAATTACCAGAAAGTGGTGGATTGGCTTCAACGCGTCTACTAG